One part of the Bacillus sp. FJAT-45350 genome encodes these proteins:
- a CDS encoding dihydrolipoamide acetyltransferase family protein: MVEFKLPDVGEGMHEGEIISWLVKEGDSVTQDQPVVEVQTDKVNAELSSPVTGIVKQILFPEGKVVEVGTTIFTVLAEGGTEVVGEEKPTAKSKNSEKVVANSTPQSTASIISPTRALATPYVRQMARKMQIDLEEVTGTGPVGRITEQDLLLFVDSPKVETEQELSSNETIKQSNTKQDEASQKTVGNQELEERIPMKGIRKKIAEHMTKSYTLIPHVTHVDEMEMGPLKDIREQLKEYAKQKNVKLTFLPFCIKAIVTALKEFKSLNASIDDERNEIVLKNYYHIGIATDTKEGLVVPVLKDADKKSIFQIAGEISHLATQAREGKLTFNEITGSTFTISNVGPIGGMQATPIINHPEVAILALHKMEPRMVVRDWEGVIRLMMNMSLSFDHRIIDGVTAVKFTNRITELLENPNLLFMEMN, translated from the coding sequence ATGGTTGAATTTAAACTCCCTGATGTTGGGGAAGGTATGCATGAAGGAGAAATAATTAGCTGGTTAGTGAAGGAAGGAGATTCAGTTACACAGGATCAGCCAGTGGTGGAAGTACAGACAGATAAGGTAAATGCTGAACTTTCATCCCCTGTGACAGGTATAGTTAAGCAAATCTTATTTCCAGAAGGAAAAGTAGTAGAAGTTGGAACGACCATCTTTACTGTCTTAGCAGAGGGAGGAACAGAAGTAGTGGGAGAAGAAAAGCCTACTGCTAAATCTAAAAATAGTGAAAAGGTTGTTGCTAATTCAACACCACAGAGTACTGCTTCTATTATCAGTCCTACTCGCGCTTTAGCGACACCATATGTACGTCAAATGGCTAGAAAAATGCAAATTGATCTTGAAGAAGTAACTGGAACAGGTCCGGTAGGCCGAATTACTGAACAAGATTTACTGTTGTTTGTTGATAGCCCTAAAGTAGAAACGGAACAAGAATTGAGTAGCAATGAAACTATTAAACAATCAAACACAAAGCAAGATGAAGCAAGTCAAAAGACTGTAGGTAATCAAGAATTAGAAGAAAGAATTCCGATGAAAGGAATTCGAAAGAAAATTGCAGAACACATGACTAAATCATATACCCTTATTCCTCATGTTACTCATGTAGATGAGATGGAGATGGGGCCTTTAAAGGATATCCGTGAACAGCTTAAAGAGTATGCAAAGCAAAAGAATGTGAAATTAACGTTCCTACCATTCTGTATTAAAGCAATTGTAACTGCTTTAAAAGAATTTAAATCATTAAATGCATCCATTGATGATGAAAGAAATGAAATTGTCTTGAAAAATTATTACCATATCGGAATTGCAACAGATACAAAAGAAGGTCTTGTTGTACCGGTATTAAAGGATGCAGATAAGAAAAGTATTTTCCAAATAGCGGGTGAGATTAGTCATTTAGCTACACAAGCAAGAGAAGGTAAATTAACTTTTAATGAAATCACTGGTAGTACATTTACAATTAGCAACGTAGGACCAATTGGTGGAATGCAGGCAACCCCAATTATAAATCATCCAGAGGTTGCAATTTTGGCACTACATAAAATGGAGCCTCGTATGGTTGTTCGCGACTGGGAAGGTGTTATCCGCTTAATGATGAACATGTCTTTATCCTTCGATCACCGAATTATTGATGGAGTGACAGCAGTTAAATTTACGAATCGAATCACAGAATTACTAGAGAATCCAAATTTATTATTCATGGAGATGAACTAA
- the lpdA gene encoding dihydrolipoyl dehydrogenase has protein sequence MVVGEVAVETDVVVIGGGPGGYAAAIRLGQLGKNVTLIEKDKLGGVCLNRGCIPSKALIHTADQYYKINDFEKMGIHFSGEVQPVALEVWQEWKGGIVSQLNQGVAHLCEKNGVNVVKGKANFLSDNRIGVETGGDFETYKFEQAIIATGSRPFIPSFLTVDDEFTLDSTSALELKEVPDTLSIIGGGYIGIEMGMAFAKLGTKVTIIEMADRVLPQVAPNLVKEVTRNAKKLGMKIKTATKVEEANIDNGKVHLHVFSKGNEEIIESDKVLVTIGRLPNTEGIGLEQAGINKDERGLISVDSECRTNLSHIYAIGDITPGPALAHKASKQGVVAAEVIGGLPSAIDSSFIPYVIFSEPQVAGVGLTVEEAREQGFVVKTGKFPFKANGRALATNESGGFAEVIVDANTHTLLGMHVVGADASNLIGEGVLALELAARVEDIALSVHPHPTLSEGWLEAAEAALGHAIHIVNT, from the coding sequence ATGGTTGTTGGAGAAGTTGCAGTTGAAACAGACGTTGTTGTCATAGGAGGAGGACCTGGTGGATATGCCGCAGCCATCCGTCTAGGTCAATTAGGGAAAAATGTAACACTTATTGAAAAGGATAAATTGGGTGGAGTTTGTCTTAACCGTGGATGTATTCCTTCAAAAGCCCTTATTCATACTGCTGACCAATACTACAAAATTAATGACTTTGAAAAAATGGGTATTCACTTTTCTGGAGAAGTACAGCCTGTAGCTCTTGAAGTTTGGCAAGAGTGGAAGGGAGGAATTGTCTCTCAATTAAACCAAGGGGTTGCTCATTTATGTGAAAAAAATGGCGTTAATGTTGTTAAAGGTAAGGCAAACTTCCTTTCAGACAACCGAATTGGTGTGGAAACGGGCGGAGACTTTGAAACATATAAGTTTGAGCAGGCTATTATCGCGACAGGATCTAGACCGTTTATTCCTTCATTTTTAACGGTTGATGATGAGTTTACTCTAGACTCTACTTCTGCTTTAGAATTAAAAGAAGTTCCTGATACGTTGTCCATTATTGGTGGTGGCTATATTGGGATTGAAATGGGGATGGCTTTTGCTAAATTAGGAACGAAGGTAACAATAATTGAAATGGCAGATCGTGTATTGCCACAGGTTGCACCTAACTTGGTAAAAGAAGTTACTCGTAATGCTAAGAAATTAGGAATGAAAATTAAAACAGCTACGAAAGTAGAAGAAGCAAACATCGACAATGGAAAAGTACATCTACATGTTTTTTCAAAAGGAAACGAGGAAATTATTGAGAGTGATAAGGTTTTAGTGACCATTGGAAGACTACCGAATACGGAAGGAATAGGTCTTGAACAGGCTGGTATTAACAAGGATGAAAGAGGGTTAATATCAGTAGATTCAGAGTGTCGTACGAATCTATCTCATATTTATGCGATTGGAGATATAACACCTGGTCCTGCTTTAGCGCACAAAGCTTCAAAACAAGGCGTAGTAGCAGCAGAGGTCATTGGTGGACTTCCTAGTGCAATAGATTCATCATTTATTCCTTATGTGATTTTCTCAGAACCACAAGTTGCTGGGGTTGGTCTCACTGTAGAAGAGGCAAGGGAACAAGGCTTTGTAGTGAAGACAGGAAAGTTTCCTTTCAAGGCAAATGGTAGAGCACTAGCGACAAATGAATCAGGTGGATTTGCAGAGGTAATTGTGGATGCGAATACTCATACTCTTCTTGGAATGCATGTAGTAGGTGCTGATGCTTCCAACTTAATTGGAGAGGGAGTGCTAGCATTAGAACTTGCCGCTAGAGTAGAAGATATTGCTTTATCTGTCCATCCCCATCCTACATTATCGGAAGGATGGTTAGAAGCAGCAGAAGCAGCTCTTGGGCATGCGATTCATATAGTAAATACGTAA
- a CDS encoding AbrB family transcriptional regulator has product MQKILYLITAIVIGWIFASLKIPAGWLLGSLVTGIAWAFCVKNIIFSTNAFKLALSIVGCIIGFMIVPEQFLSIQYIIGPFLMIFILTLFSSLLLGIILKKYTGLHPNTAMFCCLPGGAAEVIAISKEYGADQRMVAAFHTTRITVFLLIIPLIVGIYGFQKPPVIAEKNFEISFIVSSIFIIATIVVCTLWLSERFKFPGSPLVFSIILGFIAVQWIVPTHGVPSIMTGIAQSLMGAIIGIQFDKKTFIELKKIGLVSVVIIILFFGMSLFLSTIFYLITPLGFMTSLLSTVPAGSGEMASTAAALGIDPTVVATLQILRVLGVLFALPFLIKWLAKKESLYI; this is encoded by the coding sequence ATGCAAAAAATTCTTTATCTAATTACCGCAATAGTTATCGGATGGATTTTTGCAAGTTTAAAAATTCCAGCTGGTTGGCTTTTAGGATCTTTAGTTACAGGTATTGCATGGGCTTTTTGTGTAAAAAACATCATATTTTCAACTAATGCCTTTAAATTGGCACTTTCAATTGTCGGATGTATTATTGGGTTTATGATCGTACCCGAACAATTCTTAAGCATTCAATATATTATTGGTCCTTTTCTTATGATATTTATTCTTACTTTGTTTAGCAGTTTGCTACTCGGGATTATACTAAAAAAATACACAGGTTTACATCCGAATACTGCGATGTTTTGTTGCTTACCTGGAGGAGCTGCAGAAGTTATTGCGATAAGTAAAGAATATGGTGCTGATCAAAGAATGGTAGCAGCTTTCCATACAACTAGAATTACTGTTTTTCTTTTAATAATTCCATTAATTGTAGGAATATATGGCTTTCAAAAGCCTCCTGTTATAGCAGAAAAGAATTTTGAAATTAGTTTCATTGTTAGCTCTATATTTATTATAGCTACCATAGTGGTATGTACGTTGTGGCTTTCAGAAAGATTTAAGTTTCCAGGTTCTCCATTAGTTTTTTCGATAATTCTAGGCTTTATAGCAGTGCAATGGATAGTACCAACACATGGGGTACCTAGCATTATGACAGGAATAGCACAATCGTTAATGGGTGCAATTATAGGAATTCAGTTTGACAAGAAGACGTTTATAGAATTAAAAAAGATAGGCTTAGTGAGTGTTGTAATTATCATCTTATTTTTTGGTATGAGCTTGTTTCTCTCTACAATATTTTATTTAATAACTCCACTCGGGTTTATGACTAGTTTGTTAAGTACTGTTCCTGCTGGTTCAGGTGAAATGGCTTCAACAGCTGCTGCATTAGGAATCGATCCAACTGTTGTTGCCACACTACAAATATTGAGAGTATTAGGGGTATTATTTGCTCTTCCTTTTTTAATTAAATGGTTAGCTAAGAAAGAGAGCTTATATATCTGA
- a CDS encoding acyl-CoA dehydrogenase family protein — protein MDLRLLTSTEERLQVLEEKVKIFSERAWKHDTECTFPHENINDLREIGYPSLTVPKRYGGLEVSLLEMVQMQETIAKYDGSTALSIGWHMGIVKHLNEQQSWDEETYKTFCEDVINRGALINNAASEPATGSPTRGGKPETEAIDTGQKWIITGRKNFTTTSPALDYFVVSASIKGTDQVGNFLIPKESTGLTIEETWDSIAMRGTGSHELVLNDVEVEKDNLVEYLTPGNKPAAGWLLHIPACYLGIAKAAKQYAIKFAKSYSPNSIEGTIADLPYVNQKIGEMELRVLQSQHFLYSVANKWDTLNNEERQLMKPELGAVKHTVVNQALEIVDLAMRVTGARSLSQKNPLQRYYRDVRAGLHNPPMDDMTIGLLATDAIRRIESTS, from the coding sequence ATGGACTTGAGGTTGCTTACAAGTACCGAAGAACGACTGCAAGTATTAGAAGAGAAAGTAAAAATTTTTAGCGAAAGAGCATGGAAACATGATACTGAGTGTACGTTTCCACATGAAAATATTAATGATTTACGAGAGATAGGTTATCCTTCTTTAACAGTACCCAAGAGGTATGGTGGATTAGAGGTCTCTCTCCTTGAAATGGTTCAAATGCAAGAGACAATCGCAAAATATGATGGTTCAACTGCCCTTTCCATAGGGTGGCATATGGGAATTGTTAAGCATCTTAATGAACAGCAATCTTGGGATGAAGAGACATATAAAACGTTTTGCGAGGACGTTATTAATAGAGGTGCGTTAATAAATAATGCCGCTTCAGAGCCAGCTACAGGTAGCCCAACAAGAGGTGGTAAACCTGAAACAGAAGCAATAGACACGGGCCAAAAATGGATAATAACAGGGAGAAAGAATTTCACAACAACCTCCCCTGCTCTTGACTATTTTGTAGTTAGTGCATCTATAAAAGGGACAGACCAAGTAGGAAACTTCCTTATCCCGAAAGAAAGCACAGGATTAACCATTGAAGAAACGTGGGATTCGATTGCTATGAGAGGCACAGGCAGTCACGAACTTGTATTAAATGATGTTGAGGTTGAAAAAGATAACTTAGTCGAATACCTCACACCAGGAAATAAGCCAGCAGCGGGATGGTTATTACATATCCCTGCTTGTTACCTAGGAATCGCAAAAGCTGCCAAACAATATGCAATCAAATTCGCAAAAAGTTATTCTCCAAACAGTATTGAAGGTACTATAGCAGACCTTCCATACGTGAATCAAAAAATTGGTGAAATGGAATTACGTGTTTTACAAAGTCAACATTTCCTATATTCAGTAGCTAACAAATGGGATACGCTTAATAATGAAGAACGACAGTTAATGAAACCTGAATTAGGTGCAGTTAAGCATACTGTTGTAAATCAAGCGCTTGAAATTGTTGATTTAGCAATGAGGGTTACTGGAGCTAGAAGTCTATCACAAAAAAATCCTTTACAACGTTATTATCGTGATGTTCGTGCTGGGTTGCACAATCCACCAATGGATGACATGACTATTGGCCTTTTAGCAACAGATGCTATTAGAAGAATCGAGAGCACTTCTTAA
- a CDS encoding MBL fold metallo-hydrolase: protein MQNEEPIIHHLGDSISLIDLMEGGTEGRTGCYVIKAEKIAIVETGTSLSVPTILAGLEKLSINPNEVEYIIVTHIHLDHSGGVGTLLPSLPNAQVIVHQRGGKHLIDPSRLIAGARVVYGDEFESLFGEIIPVPEDKIMIKGEDDSIHLGGNRTLTFYDTPGHARHHFSIYDSVSCGIFTGDTVGVRYVTQYTGVDHELILPIASPPEFDKQATLTSIAKLEKLQPKKIFHGHFGVTEPASTAFEKMKEGVEAFEKLVRELYSPEVEISVIKDKLQEFIKQKYAKEGFKVDDLSCFNLDLELNAQGLIYSINREVKS from the coding sequence ATGCAAAATGAAGAACCAATAATACACCATCTAGGAGACTCCATAAGTCTTATTGATCTTATGGAGGGAGGTACAGAAGGACGAACTGGATGTTATGTAATAAAAGCAGAAAAAATAGCAATAGTTGAAACTGGTACATCACTTAGCGTACCTACTATTCTAGCAGGACTTGAAAAGTTGAGTATTAATCCAAATGAGGTAGAATATATCATTGTGACTCATATTCACCTTGACCATTCGGGTGGTGTTGGCACATTACTTCCGTCTTTACCAAATGCACAGGTTATCGTACACCAAAGAGGAGGAAAACACTTAATAGACCCAAGTCGGCTTATAGCTGGGGCACGTGTTGTATATGGAGATGAGTTTGAAAGCTTATTTGGTGAGATTATACCTGTTCCAGAGGATAAAATTATGATTAAAGGTGAGGACGATTCAATACATCTCGGTGGTAATAGAACGTTAACATTTTATGATACACCAGGTCATGCAAGGCATCACTTTTCAATCTATGATTCGGTTTCTTGTGGGATTTTTACCGGAGATACAGTAGGCGTTCGATATGTAACGCAATATACAGGTGTTGACCATGAACTTATCTTACCGATAGCGTCACCACCGGAATTTGATAAACAAGCTACATTAACATCAATTGCAAAACTAGAAAAACTACAACCTAAGAAAATCTTCCATGGACATTTTGGTGTAACGGAACCTGCTTCAACTGCTTTTGAAAAAATGAAAGAAGGTGTTGAAGCATTTGAGAAACTTGTCCGTGAACTATACTCTCCTGAGGTAGAAATAAGTGTGATTAAAGATAAATTACAAGAATTTATTAAACAAAAATACGCAAAAGAAGGGTTTAAAGTAGATGATTTAAGTTGTTTTAATTTAGATCTAGAGTTAAATGCACAAGGTCTTATTTATAGTATTAATAGAGAAGTGAAGAGCTAG